The Glandiceps talaboti chromosome 9, keGlaTala1.1, whole genome shotgun sequence genome window below encodes:
- the LOC144440045 gene encoding solute carrier family 22 member 15-like, whose product MDFDKILKTVGEFGKQQKVQFFVVSNICSTWTAVHMLCLAMTGITPDFYCGDRGRTHERDLPHICAKPCHKYVYSPEVTSIASEWNLVCDESYKLNVAQSIYMVGVLIGSYIFSSMSDNHGRRKTFYIGTVLITVFSLASAASTSFTMFLILRCFTGMCNGGVGLVGFILATETIGPSRRAFAGTLVQVEFAVGIVIFGSVAYLVRDWRYLIGITCAPGILFSMGYWVTPESPRWLITQGRIQEAEDILHYIANKNGVRVTKGKLQLDALEKSAKPNGAGKKYGFLDLFRNRELRKRMLILIYTWFTCSMVYYGLTMNSSNLGGNRYLNFMLSGVVEFPAYFMCIVCLDRAGRKKTTFWSMIVGGIACLALLLVPPEMTHVETIKTSMAMLGKMGIAAAFNVMYIYSAELLPTVVRNTGMGICAMAARVGGIIAPAVIPLGEMLAFLIFGGTGFTAGICDYLLPESLGKPLPETIDDLSVSQFDFIDKEFTTAIDSERVQKVERDIDKLSNHSNDLFPDDDDDDEKTRML is encoded by the exons ATGGATTTTGACAAGATCTTAAAGACTGTAGGGGAGTTTGGTAAACAACAAAAAGTACAGTTTTTTGTTGTATCTAATATATGTTCAACATGGACAGCAGTTCATATGCTATGTCTTGCAATGACGGGAATTACACCGGACTTTTATTGTGGTGATCGTGGACGAACACATGAAAGAGATCTCCCTCACATATGTGCCAAACCATGTCACAAATACGTCTACAGTCCAGAGGTTACATCTATTGCCTCAGAG TGGAATCTAGTTTGTGATGAAAGTTACAAACTTAATGTAGCTCAGTCTATTTACATGGTTGGAGTCTTGATTGGTAGCTATATTTTTAGTAGTATGTCAGACAACCATGGACGAAGGAAAACATTTTATATTGGTACAGTGCTGATCACAGTGTTTTCCTTGGCCAGTGCAGCCTCCACGTCATTCACAATGTTTTTAATTCTAAG ATGTTTTACTGGTATGTGCAATGGAGGAGTAGGGCTTGTAGGATTCATACTGGCCACTGAAACCATAGGACCATCACGTAGAGCATTTGCAGGGACACTGGTACAGGTAGAGTTTGCTGTTGGTATAGTG ATCTTCGGTTCAGTAGCATATCTTGTACGAGATTGGAGATATTTGATTGGAATAACATGTGCACCAGGGATATTGTTTTCAATGGGATATtg GGTGACCCCAGAATCCCCTAGATGGCTGATCACACAAGGTAGAATACAGGAAGCTGAAGACATCCTTCATTACATTGCAAATAAAAATGGTGTACGGGTCACAAAAGGAAAATTACAACTTGATGCCCTGGAAAAATCTGCAAAACCTAATGGTGCAGGAAAAAAATATGGATTCCTGGATTTATTCAGGAATCGAGAATTACGGAAAAGGATGTTAATTCTCATTTACACGTG GTTTACATGCAGTATGGTATATTATGGATTAACAATGAATTCAAGCAATCTTGGTGGAAATagatatttaaattttatgcTGTCAGGTGTTGTTGAATTCCCAGCGTATTTCATGTGTATTGTGTGTCTTGACAG AGCTGGAAGGAAAAAGACAACATTTTGGAGTATGATTGTTGGTGGTATAGCCTGTCTAGCATTACTATTAGTACCACCTGAAATGA CTCATGTAGAAACCATAAAAACTTCCATGGCAATGCTTGGAAAGATGGGTATTGCAGCAGCTTttaatgttatgtatatatatagtgctGAACTTCTACCCACTGTAGTCAG aaatactGGTATGGGTATATGTGCTATGGCAGCGCGTGTAGGAGGAATCATAGCACCTGCTGTTATACCATTG GGTGAAATGTTAGCTTTCCTGATCTTTGGAGGAACTGGATTCACAGCTGGTATCTGTGACTATCTCCTTCCAGAAAGTCTAGGGAAACCTCTCCCTGAAACCATTGATGATTTATCTGTATCCCAGTTTGATTTTATTGACAAAGAATTCACAACTGCTATTGATTCAGAACGAGTACAGAAAGTAGAAAGAGACATTGATAAGCTGAGTAACCATAGCAATGATCTATTtccagatgatgatgatgatgatgaaaaaacAAGAATGTTGTGA